A stretch of Candidatus Dadabacteria bacterium DNA encodes these proteins:
- a CDS encoding penicillin-binding transpeptidase domain-containing protein, producing the protein MPPVRGTLFDRNKKPLATSVWATSIYLNPKEVKNSDKLARTISKPLGLSRNKLISLTRSDKPFVWIKRGEDPRTAKKIEAMGLSGVGFAEEPKRIYPNGSLLGQAIGFTNIDLKGVEGLEYGFEKMLAGKPATVRIRTDGRGNRISDVLLNAKEQSTKGSDVLLTVDSNIQHMTETALEKGIKEMKADRGAALLMNPQTGEILSMASYPFFNPNRFGEFSQETRKNLPVWMSFEPGSTLKVFLAATLLEEKMGDENTEYDCENGKKRIGPKIIKDVHGHGILTVSETITYSSNICAWKMGETLGKKKLHDSLRNFGFGETVGVDLPGEATGRIQSLRDWGDIELATISFGQGISVTAIQLATALSSIGNGGYLMKPYIVKKIVSPEGKVLMERSPESVKRVISYDTASKVTRILEQVVENGTGKNASIPGYRVAGKTGTAQMPNPRTGTYYENRYLSSFIGFAPADDPRLALVVIVENPRKHNYGGVVAAPIFKSITEKVLFYMQIPPDKEKLEKMVMPDMVNKSARAVMKWAEKEEVSVRFIGNGYVVSQHPPSGKKIRRGTDCTFTLKQNI; encoded by the coding sequence ATGCCTCCGGTACGGGGAACCTTGTTTGACCGGAATAAAAAACCTCTGGCCACAAGCGTCTGGGCAACTTCGATCTATCTGAATCCCAAGGAAGTAAAAAACTCGGACAAGCTTGCACGGACAATATCGAAACCGCTGGGTCTGTCCCGCAACAAACTGATCAGTCTTACACGTTCTGACAAGCCCTTTGTATGGATCAAAAGGGGAGAGGACCCCAGGACAGCAAAAAAGATAGAGGCCATGGGTCTTTCGGGGGTCGGTTTCGCCGAGGAACCGAAAAGGATTTACCCCAACGGTTCTCTGCTCGGGCAGGCGATCGGATTCACCAACATAGATCTTAAGGGAGTGGAGGGGCTTGAATACGGCTTTGAAAAAATGCTTGCCGGCAAACCAGCCACGGTGAGGATCAGAACCGACGGCAGGGGAAATAGGATATCCGATGTCCTGCTGAATGCGAAAGAACAGTCTACGAAGGGAAGCGATGTGCTGCTTACCGTGGATTCCAATATACAGCACATGACGGAAACTGCGCTCGAGAAAGGCATAAAGGAAATGAAAGCGGATAGGGGAGCCGCCCTCCTGATGAATCCTCAAACTGGTGAGATACTCTCCATGGCCTCCTATCCGTTTTTTAATCCTAACCGCTTCGGCGAGTTTTCTCAGGAAACGAGAAAGAATCTCCCCGTGTGGATGTCCTTCGAGCCCGGTTCCACGCTGAAGGTATTTTTGGCGGCGACTCTTCTTGAAGAAAAAATGGGGGATGAGAATACCGAGTATGACTGTGAAAACGGAAAGAAGAGAATCGGCCCGAAAATAATAAAAGACGTGCACGGCCACGGAATCCTGACGGTTTCCGAGACCATCACGTATTCAAGCAACATATGCGCCTGGAAAATGGGGGAGACCTTAGGAAAGAAAAAACTTCACGATTCGCTCAGGAATTTCGGTTTCGGAGAAACGGTTGGAGTAGACCTTCCCGGGGAAGCCACAGGGAGAATACAGAGCCTAAGGGACTGGGGAGATATAGAACTGGCAACAATATCGTTCGGACAGGGAATATCGGTAACGGCAATCCAGCTGGCAACCGCGCTTTCGAGTATCGGAAACGGCGGATATCTGATGAAGCCTTATATCGTGAAGAAGATAGTCTCACCCGAGGGCAAGGTTCTCATGGAAAGAAGCCCGGAATCTGTAAAAAGAGTCATCTCCTACGATACGGCTTCTAAGGTCACCAGAATCCTTGAACAAGTAGTGGAAAACGGCACGGGCAAAAACGCCAGCATTCCCGGCTACAGAGTCGCGGGAAAAACAGGCACGGCGCAAATGCCTAATCCGCGGACCGGCACTTACTACGAAAACAGATATCTTTCGTCATTTATCGGTTTCGCCCCTGCTGATGACCCACGTCTTGCCCTCGTCGTAATCGTCGAGAACCCCAGAAAACATAACTACGGAGGGGTAGTCGCAGCGCCCATTTTCAAGTCCATAACTGAAAAAGTCCTGTTCTACATGCAAATACCTCCAGATAAGGAAAAGCTCGAAAAAATGGTCATGCCGGACATGGTGAACAAAAGCGCAAGAGCCGTCATGAAGTGGGCGGAAAAAGAGGAAGTGTCGGTCAGGTTCATAGGAAACGGCTACGTGGTCAGCCAGCATCCACCTTCAGGGAAAAAGATAAGAAGGGGAACGGACTGCACTTTCACCCTCAAGCAGAACATATGA